The DNA window GACGCTCTGCTGGCGCGCCGGTTCGCCGACCTGCCGGACGGCGCGCTCTCGCGCAGCCGCCTGAAGGCGCTGATCCTGGAGGGTCGGGTCGCCGTCGACGGCGCGACCGTAGACGACCCGTCCGCCAAGATCAACGCGGCCGCCGCCCGGGTGAGCCTCGACCTGCCCGCGCCCGCCGCGGCCACCCCGGTGCCCGAGCCGATCCCGCTCGCGGTCGTCCACGAGGACGTCGAGCTGGTCGTGATCGACAAGCCGGCCGGCCTCGTCGTCCATCCCGCGGCCGGCCACGCAATGGGCACGCTCGTCAACGCCCTCCTGCACCACTGCGGCGCCTCGCTGTCGGGGATCGGGGGCGTCCTGCGGCCCGGCATCGTGCACCGGCTCGACAAGGACACCTCCGGCCTGATGGTCGTCGCCAAGACCGACCGCGCCCACCAGGCGCTCGCCGCCCAATTCGCCGACCACGGCCGCACGGGCCCGCTCGAGCGCGCCTACCTGGCGCTCGTCTGGGGCGTGCCGCGCAACCGGTCCGGCACGGTCGACCTGCCGGTCGGCCGCCACCCGCAGCGGCGCGACGAGATGGCGGTCGTCCGCTCCGGCGCGGGCCGCGAGGCGATCACCCACTACGAGGTGCTGGAGAGCTTCGGGCCGCCCGGCGCCGAGCCGGTCGCGAGCCTCGTCGCCTGCCGGCTCGAAACCGGCCGGACCCACCAGATCCGGGTCCACATGACCCACCTCGGCCACCCGCTCCTGGGCGACCCGGTCTACGGCACGGGTTTCAGGACCAAGACCGACAAGCTGCGCCGCGTCTCGCAGGCCGCCGTCGACGCGCTGGAGGCGCTCGGCCGCCAGGCCTTGCATGCCGGCCTCCTCGCCTTCGCGCACCCGAAGACCGGCCGCACCCTCCGCTTCGAGAGCCCGCCGCCTCCCGACATGGCGAGGCTGATCGAGGCCCTCCGGGCGGCCGGGCAAGGACCGGCTACTTCGGACACTCGGCGGTGAGGGAGAAGTCCTTCCAGCCGCTCACCGGAACCGCCAGCGTGGCGACCTCGGGGACGTAGAGGACCATCACGCCCGCGACCGCGAGCGAGCCGTCCCGCTCGATCAGGACGGGCCCGCCCGAACTGGCCGGATAGGTGTCGCAGGAGGTAACCCACAGCCCGCCCGTCTGCGACGTCGCCATGCAGGTGCGGTCGGCCATCAGGCGCTGGCGCCGGTCAGCCGGATAGGCCGCGTGGACGAGCGGCCGCCGGTCCTCGTAGACCGCGTCCGCCGCCACCGGGATCGGCTTCAGCGGGATCGGGTCCTTCAGGACGATGAGCGCGATATCGTTCGCCGAGTTCTCGACCGACGAACGCTGAACGTGCATGTCGGGGAGGTAGCGATCCGGCCCGGATTTTTCGGCTCCCGGCGGGAAGCGGTAGCACAGGGCCACCGAGTGGGCCGCGTAGCGGGCCTTGTCGACGCCGGCGAGGAAATGCATGTCGTGCGGCGGCAGGGGCTTCTTGTCCCAGGGCGCGATCAGGCAGTGGGCCGCGGTCAGGACCAGGCGCGGGCCGATCAGGGCGCCGCTGCAAGACCCGCGATACCTGTAGCCGGCATAGTTTACCTGTCCGACCGCCTGCCAGGGCCAGGCCGAGACATCCATCGGCTCGCGGTCGTCGGAGCCGAGCACGCCCGACGGGTTCGTCTGTGCGGCGGCCT is part of the Prosthecomicrobium sp. N25 genome and encodes:
- a CDS encoding trypsin-like serine peptidase, which translates into the protein MPTNSPRSLRRAPGGTRRNARRAAVVVSAVLAILAGAASPREAAAQTNPSGVLGSDDREPMDVSAWPWQAVGQVNYAGYRYRGSCSGALIGPRLVLTAAHCLIAPWDKKPLPPHDMHFLAGVDKARYAAHSVALCYRFPPGAEKSGPDRYLPDMHVQRSSVENSANDIALIVLKDPIPLKPIPVAADAVYEDRRPLVHAAYPADRRQRLMADRTCMATSQTGGLWVTSCDTYPASSGGPVLIERDGSLAVAGVMVLYVPEVATLAVPVSGWKDFSLTAECPK
- a CDS encoding RluA family pseudouridine synthase, which gives rise to MTTEGTGAEPATDRDDDDLDGPAGAARRIDLDPEPGGGRERLDALLARRFADLPDGALSRSRLKALILEGRVAVDGATVDDPSAKINAAAARVSLDLPAPAAATPVPEPIPLAVVHEDVELVVIDKPAGLVVHPAAGHAMGTLVNALLHHCGASLSGIGGVLRPGIVHRLDKDTSGLMVVAKTDRAHQALAAQFADHGRTGPLERAYLALVWGVPRNRSGTVDLPVGRHPQRRDEMAVVRSGAGREAITHYEVLESFGPPGAEPVASLVACRLETGRTHQIRVHMTHLGHPLLGDPVYGTGFRTKTDKLRRVSQAAVDALEALGRQALHAGLLAFAHPKTGRTLRFESPPPPDMARLIEALRAAGQGPATSDTRR